The Planctomycetota bacterium genome segment CTGTACGTGATGCTCGCAACCAACCACGAAGACATCGCCAACTTCCAGCTCGAGTCCGGCAACCGACAAGCCTTCGAAGCGGAGATGGCCGACGCGATCAAGGCCTACGAGACTGCGGTCGATCTCGACCCGGATGAAACCATCGCCCGCTACAACCTCGGCGTCCTGGCGATGAGCCGCGCCAACGCAGCCGCGGTGAAACGCAACGCCATTCCGCCATCGGAGTTCCGAGCCAAAGCTGACGAGTTGAAGCGGTACGAGACGATCGAACGCGACGAGTTGAAGACCGCACTGAGCTATTTCATCGAGGTCGAAAAGCGGACGCCCAACGACTCGACCGTCATCATGGCGCTCACGTCGGTTCACGTCCGGCTGGACTCACCCGAATTGGCGGAAGAGTTCGAAGATCGCTTCGGCAAGGTGCTCTCGGGCGAACAGGTCGAGTCGTACTACGCCAAGTGATGATCGCTCGACGTAAAGACAAGGAGCCCGCTCGAAACGAACGGGCTCCTGGGTCATTTGCGGTCGGCTTTTGCCAGTGGGCTCACGCCGCTTCGGCTTCGCTCGGGGCTGCGCCGGTGGCGGTCTTGACGCTGCTGGGCTTGCCGCCGGGCTGCACGTCGGGTCGGCCCATCGGGTAGTACTCGATGCCGTGACGCTTCATGTCTGTCCGGTGCAGGCAGTTGCGGCCGTCGAAGATCAGCGGCTTGTTCATGACCGCCTTGACCTTGCTGAAGTCCATCGTCTCGAAGATCAGCCAGTCCGTGCAGATCGCGATCGCATCGGCACCCTCAGCGGCGCGAACCGGGTCGACACACCACTCGACGCCTTGGGTGAAGATCTCCTTCATGTTGTCAACGCCCTTGGGGTCGTAGGCCTTGACCGTGACTCCATTGTCCACCAGGTGCTTGATGACGTCGATCGCGGTCGACTCGCGGATGTCGTCGGTGTCGGCCTTGAAGGCCAGGCCCCAGACGGCGACGGTGGCACCCTTGGCGTCGCGGCCAAGCTTGTCCGTGATCTTCTGGGCAAACCGCTTCTTCTGGTTGTTGTTGGTGTCGATGATCGCGTGGACGAACTTGTTCTCGTAGTTCGCCTGTCGCGAGATGTGCTCCATCGCAGCAACGTCCTTCGGGAAGCAAGAGCCGCCGTAGCCGCAGCCGGCTCGCAGGAAGGCCGGGCCGATGCGCTTGTCGCTGCCCATGCCGCGACGGATCGCCTCGATGTCGGCGCCGTAGTGCTCGCAGAGGATTGTCAGCTCGTTCATGAAGCTGATGCGGGCCGCGAGCATCGTGTTGGCCGCGTACTTGGTCAGCTCGGCCGACTCCCAGTTCATGACGAACCAGCAGTTCGGGTTGCCGGCCTTGACCTGCTCCCGCAGGATCGGGTCGTACAGCTGGTGGACGGCCTGAGCTTCGGGAGCCTCGGGCTCGCCCGACTCGCAGCCGATGACGACGCGGTCAGGCCGCAGGAAGTCGTCGACGGCGGTGCCTTCTTTGAGGAACTCGGGGTTGGAGACGACGCGGACATTCGCGTTGGTGTGCTCCTTGAGATACTCGCTGAGCTTGCGGTTCGTGCCGGCCGGAACGGTCGACTTGACGATGATGGTCACCATGTCGCCGGCGTTCTCGCTCTGACGCTTTTCGAGCGCTTCGCAGACCTCTCGGCCCGCGGTCTCGAGGAAGGTCATGTCGACGGTGCCGTCCGGCTTGGGCGGCGTGCCGACGGCGAGGAAGACGATCTGAGCGTCCTCAACGGCCTCAGCGACGTCGCCGGTGAAGCTCAGGCGACCCTCGCGGATGTTCTCCGTCATGCGCTCGGCGAGGCCCGGCTCGAAGATCGGGCAATCGCCGGCCTGAAGCTTGGCGAGCTTGGCTGGCATCTTCTCGACGCCGCGGACGGTGTGCCCGATGGAGGCGAGACAGGTGCCGGAGCAGAGGCCGACGTATCCACAACCGATGACGGTGACGTTCATGAAAGTGTCCTGGCGTTGATTCTGATGCCTGTGAAGGCGAAGGGTGTGTCGAGCCTGCTCGTTCGGGCTCTGCACAAGGCTCATCGGCCGGCAATCACGTGCTGATGAGGCGGGGTGACGCTGGCGGAGCGGGTCGAGAGCTTATCGGCAACAGCAGCCGATGTCCCGCCTTTTGCACAAGCTTTCGCTTTGACGTTTGTCGATACCTCAAGCCGACGCGACCGCCGGCACCCCGGATGGGCTCGCCGACGGCTCTGCCGGACGGGGCGCGACCGCGTCCGCAAGCGGCCCGTCGGCAGGCTCTGGTTCGGGTTCGGGTTCCGCCTCGGGTCCGACGCGAATCCGCTCGTGAACCATGCCCATCTTGTACGCCGCGACGATGATGCTGCCGAACAGCACCAGGTAAAACGCCACCGCGTACCGCGTCCGGAAAAAGACGAGCATCGCCCCGGCCGCGACGAAGAAAATCGTCAACGCGTAGCTCACGACCACCGCCTGTCGCACGCTCAGATTGCGGTTGATGAGCTGATGGTGGAAGTGGTGCTTGTCCGCACTGAACAGCGGCCGACCCGCCGTCCAGCGACGGGCAAAGGCCAAGGCGGTGTCGAGCACCGGCAGGCTGAACATCACCAGCCCGCCCAGCATCCACTTCGCCCCCGCATCGCCGAGCAGAATGATCGAGACGGCCACGACGAAACCCATCAGCAGGCTCCCGGCATCGCCCATGAAGATGCTGGCCGGGTTGAAGTTGAAGGGCAGAAAGCCCAACACCGCGCCAAACAGGGCGAGCGCCAGTGCAACGCGGACCGCGTCCGTTGCGGGCGTGCCGCTCATCAACGCGACGCTGGCGGTCACGAAGACCAGCCCGGCCGCGATGATCGCCGTCACACCGCCACAAAGACCGTCCAGCCCGTCCATCAGGTTGCTGGCATTGCAGCAGAACACGACCAGCGCGATGACAAAGCCCCAACTCGCCACGGTCGCGGTCGCCGCCTCCACGGCCATCGGCACCTGGAGCGAGAGGTTGACGTGGAGCCACTCGAAGAAGAAGGCTGTGATCTGACCCAGAACGTCATCGCCCACGCCGAACAGCAGCAGACACACCGCCGCCGCGACTTGGCCGAGGATCTTGAGCACCGGCCGAACGCCGCGAACGTCGTCGATCAGGCCCAGTCCCGTAATCACGAACAGGCCAGCGAAGATCGGTGCCGGGAACCGCAGGCTGCCGCCGTCGCTGTGGACGGCCGAGAAGAACTGGCCCAGGGCCAGCGAGACGATCATCCCGAT includes the following:
- a CDS encoding UDP-glucose/GDP-mannose dehydrogenase family protein produces the protein MNVTVIGCGYVGLCSGTCLASIGHTVRGVEKMPAKLAKLQAGDCPIFEPGLAERMTENIREGRLSFTGDVAEAVEDAQIVFLAVGTPPKPDGTVDMTFLETAGREVCEALEKRQSENAGDMVTIIVKSTVPAGTNRKLSEYLKEHTNANVRVVSNPEFLKEGTAVDDFLRPDRVVIGCESGEPEAPEAQAVHQLYDPILREQVKAGNPNCWFVMNWESAELTKYAANTMLAARISFMNELTILCEHYGADIEAIRRGMGSDKRIGPAFLRAGCGYGGSCFPKDVAAMEHISRQANYENKFVHAIIDTNNNQKKRFAQKITDKLGRDAKGATVAVWGLAFKADTDDIRESTAIDVIKHLVDNGVTVKAYDPKGVDNMKEIFTQGVEWCVDPVRAAEGADAIAICTDWLIFETMDFSKVKAVMNKPLIFDGRNCLHRTDMKRHGIEYYPMGRPDVQPGGKPSSVKTATGAAPSEAEAA
- a CDS encoding MraY family glycosyltransferase — its product is MQDDTLQDAAGLTGDVSTWNAPGGIDLERLLEAGPVAPEPSGPLTYDEVLAPYVIVFCIAFVFSYVFTPIMRRVAVLSNIVDSPDGGRKLHTRPVAYLGGVAIFIGMIVSLALGQFFSAVHSDGGSLRFPAPIFAGLFVITGLGLIDDVRGVRPVLKILGQVAAAVCLLLFGVGDDVLGQITAFFFEWLHVNLSLQVPMAVEAATATVASWGFVIALVVFCCNASNLMDGLDGLCGGVTAIIAAGLVFVTASVALMSGTPATDAVRVALALALFGAVLGFLPFNFNPASIFMGDAGSLLMGFVVAVSIILLGDAGAKWMLGGLVMFSLPVLDTALAFARRWTAGRPLFSADKHHFHHQLINRNLSVRQAVVVSYALTIFFVAAGAMLVFFRTRYAVAFYLVLFGSIIVAAYKMGMVHERIRVGPEAEPEPEPEPADGPLADAVAPRPAEPSASPSGVPAVASA